Proteins from a single region of Meriones unguiculatus strain TT.TT164.6M chromosome 21, Bangor_MerUng_6.1, whole genome shotgun sequence:
- the Hpgds gene encoding hematopoietic prostaglandin D synthase isoform X3: MPNYKLIYFNMRGRAEIIRYIFAYLDIKYEDHRIEQADWPKIKPTLPFGKIPVLEVEGLILHQSLAIARYLTKNTDLAGKTELEQCQVDAVVDTLDDFMSLFPWAEKNQDVKQVTWADFYWDVCSTTLLVLKPDLLDIYPRLVSLRNKVRAIPAIAAWIHKRPQTKL, translated from the exons ATGCCAAACTACAAACTGATTTATTTTAATATGAGAGGGAGAGCAGAAATTATTCGTTATATATTTGCTTATTTGGACATAAAGTATGAAGATCACAGAATAGAACAAGCTGACTGGCCTAAAATCAAACCAA CTCTTCCATTTGGCAAAATCCCTGTTTTGGAGGTGGAAGGACTTATACTTCATCAAAGCCTCGCAATAGCAAGATATTTGACCAAAAACACAG ATTTGGCCGGGAAGACAGAGCTGGAGCAGTGTCAAGTTGATGCGGTGGTGGACACCCTGGATGATTTCATGTCACTTTTCCCGTGGGCAGAGAAAAATCAGGACGTAAAA CAGGTGACCTGGGCAGACTTCTACTGGGATGTCTGCAGCACCACACTTTTGGTCTTAAAGCCTGACTTGTTGGACATCTACCCCAGGCTAGTGTCATTACGGAACAAAGTCCGAGCTATCCCTGCCATTGCTGCCTGGATACACAAGAGGCCACAGACCAAACTCTAG
- the Hpgds gene encoding hematopoietic prostaglandin D synthase isoform X4 → MPNYKLIYFNMRGRAEIIRYIFAYLDIKYEDHRIEQADWPKIKPTLPFGKIPVLEVEGLILHQSLAIARYLTKNTDLAGKTELEQCQVDAVVDTLDDFMSLFPWAEKNQDVKVTWADFYWDVCSTTLLVLKPDLLDIYPRLVSLRNKVRAIPAIAAWIHKRPQTKL, encoded by the exons ATGCCAAACTACAAACTGATTTATTTTAATATGAGAGGGAGAGCAGAAATTATTCGTTATATATTTGCTTATTTGGACATAAAGTATGAAGATCACAGAATAGAACAAGCTGACTGGCCTAAAATCAAACCAA CTCTTCCATTTGGCAAAATCCCTGTTTTGGAGGTGGAAGGACTTATACTTCATCAAAGCCTCGCAATAGCAAGATATTTGACCAAAAACACAG ATTTGGCCGGGAAGACAGAGCTGGAGCAGTGTCAAGTTGATGCGGTGGTGGACACCCTGGATGATTTCATGTCACTTTTCCCGTGGGCAGAGAAAAATCAGGACGTAAAA GTGACCTGGGCAGACTTCTACTGGGATGTCTGCAGCACCACACTTTTGGTCTTAAAGCCTGACTTGTTGGACATCTACCCCAGGCTAGTGTCATTACGGAACAAAGTCCGAGCTATCCCTGCCATTGCTGCCTGGATACACAAGAGGCCACAGACCAAACTCTAG
- the Hpgds gene encoding hematopoietic prostaglandin D synthase isoform X1: MPNYKLIYFNMRGRAEIIRYIFAYLDIKYEDHRIEQADWPKIKPTLPFGKIPVLEVEGLILHQSLAIARYLTKNTDLAGKTELEQCQVDAVVDTLDDFMSLFPWAEKNQDVKERHFKELLTCQAPCLLRDLDSYLGSKEWFIGDDQVTWADFYWDVCSTTLLVLKPDLLDIYPRLVSLRNKVRAIPAIAAWIHKRPQTKL; encoded by the exons ATGCCAAACTACAAACTGATTTATTTTAATATGAGAGGGAGAGCAGAAATTATTCGTTATATATTTGCTTATTTGGACATAAAGTATGAAGATCACAGAATAGAACAAGCTGACTGGCCTAAAATCAAACCAA CTCTTCCATTTGGCAAAATCCCTGTTTTGGAGGTGGAAGGACTTATACTTCATCAAAGCCTCGCAATAGCAAGATATTTGACCAAAAACACAG ATTTGGCCGGGAAGACAGAGCTGGAGCAGTGTCAAGTTGATGCGGTGGTGGACACCCTGGATGATTTCATGTCACTTTTCCCGTGGGCAGAGAAAAATCAGGACGTAAAA GAGCGGCATTTCAAGGAGCTGCTCACATGTCAAGCAccttgtcttctgagagacttggATTCATACTTAGGGAGCAAGGAGTGGTTTATTGGAGATGAT CAGGTGACCTGGGCAGACTTCTACTGGGATGTCTGCAGCACCACACTTTTGGTCTTAAAGCCTGACTTGTTGGACATCTACCCCAGGCTAGTGTCATTACGGAACAAAGTCCGAGCTATCCCTGCCATTGCTGCCTGGATACACAAGAGGCCACAGACCAAACTCTAG
- the Hpgds gene encoding hematopoietic prostaglandin D synthase isoform X2, which translates to MPNYKLIYFNMRGRAEIIRYIFAYLDIKYEDHRIEQADWPKIKPTLPFGKIPVLEVEGLILHQSLAIARYLTKNTDLAGKTELEQCQVDAVVDTLDDFMSLFPWAEKNQDVKERHFKELLTCQAPCLLRDLDSYLGSKEWFIGDDVTWADFYWDVCSTTLLVLKPDLLDIYPRLVSLRNKVRAIPAIAAWIHKRPQTKL; encoded by the exons ATGCCAAACTACAAACTGATTTATTTTAATATGAGAGGGAGAGCAGAAATTATTCGTTATATATTTGCTTATTTGGACATAAAGTATGAAGATCACAGAATAGAACAAGCTGACTGGCCTAAAATCAAACCAA CTCTTCCATTTGGCAAAATCCCTGTTTTGGAGGTGGAAGGACTTATACTTCATCAAAGCCTCGCAATAGCAAGATATTTGACCAAAAACACAG ATTTGGCCGGGAAGACAGAGCTGGAGCAGTGTCAAGTTGATGCGGTGGTGGACACCCTGGATGATTTCATGTCACTTTTCCCGTGGGCAGAGAAAAATCAGGACGTAAAA GAGCGGCATTTCAAGGAGCTGCTCACATGTCAAGCAccttgtcttctgagagacttggATTCATACTTAGGGAGCAAGGAGTGGTTTATTGGAGATGAT GTGACCTGGGCAGACTTCTACTGGGATGTCTGCAGCACCACACTTTTGGTCTTAAAGCCTGACTTGTTGGACATCTACCCCAGGCTAGTGTCATTACGGAACAAAGTCCGAGCTATCCCTGCCATTGCTGCCTGGATACACAAGAGGCCACAGACCAAACTCTAG